A genome region from Hoplias malabaricus isolate fHopMal1 chromosome 8, fHopMal1.hap1, whole genome shotgun sequence includes the following:
- the LOC136705532 gene encoding LOW QUALITY PROTEIN: E3 ubiquitin-protein ligase TRIM39 (The sequence of the model RefSeq protein was modified relative to this genomic sequence to represent the inferred CDS: substituted 1 base at 1 genomic stop codon) → MVKIDGKMDRGQIQDHSGRKPAGVCKRPETGTERLKRQKEAVAYRMKKLDAKKNEINKKASELRQNIDKKYEEMRRVLEEDCRVTLSLLEMEEKATVRALDDFVEKNHAVFSDLELQLSKESTDSGTQSGDTITELEDRVEDLLKVTDPGLVRLDEGKAEQILELTNNLLLFIRSQIPIAKRLLKSYLTDVTLDPTTAHPKLIISPAQDSATFTNTWQEVPDNEGXFDTTLNVLSLQTWDSGRIYWELDVKGKAYWELGITYPSIPRKGRQEDCWLGRRDESWCVEFFNGDYTAWHGGKAHPLSICTKFNRVGIFCSFPAGLVMFLGEDTMMPLYAFYTGAFIDCLHLALCPGHDLQGSNSQPIQICRSKSK, encoded by the exons GAACGACTAAAGAGACAAAAGGAAGCTGTTGCTTACAGAATGAAGAAACTAGATGccaagaaaaatgaaataaat AAAAAGGCTTCTGAACTCCGACAGAACATAGATAAGAAGTATGAGGAGATGAGGAGGGTGCTGGAGGAGGACTGTAGAgttactctctctctgctggagATGGAGGAGAAGGCCACGGTCCGAGCCCTGGATGACTTTGTGGAGAAAAACCATGCTGTGTTCAGTGATCTGGAGCTCCAACTGAGCAAAGAGTCAACAGATAGTGGCACACAGTCTGGAGACACG atcacAGAGCTTGAGGACAG GGTGGAGGACTTGCTGAAGGTCACTGACCCAGGCCTCGTGAGACTGGACGAGGGAAAGGCGGAGCAGATTCTGGAATTAACCAACAACTTGCTGCTGTTCATCCGCTCTCAAATCCCCATCGCCAAAAGACTTCTCAAGAGCT ACTTGACTGATGTGACCCTGGATCCAACAACAGCACATCCCAAGCTGATCATTTCTCCAGCACAGGATAGTGCCACCTTTACCAACACGTGGCAGGAGGTTCCTGACAATGAGGGTTGATTCGACACTACGCTTAACGTCCTGAGCTTGCAGACATGGGATTCAGGTCGTATTTACTGGGAGCTGGATGTTAAAGGGAAGGCGTACTGGGAGCTGGGGATCACTTACCCTTCCATTCCCCGGAAGGGCCGTCAGGAGGACTGCTGGCTGGGCCGCAGGGATGAGTCCTGGTGTGTGGAGTTCTTCAACGGAGACTACACAGCCTGGCATGGAGGAAAAGCCCATCCACTGTCTATTTGTACCAAATTTAACAGGGTCGGGATCTTTTGTAGTTTCCCTGCTGGACTGGTGATGTTCCTAGGAGAGGACACCATGATGCCTTTGTACGCTTTCTACACTGGGGCATTTATAGACTGCCTGCATCTGGCTCTGTGTCCAGGACACGACCTACAAGGAAGCAACTCACAGCCTATTCAAATCTGTCGCTCCAAGTCCAAGTAA
- the LOC136705466 gene encoding hyaluronan-binding protein 2-like — translation MKLKLKLLLLVLCAFIIPAQSSDPKKHEDDKKVKAGEIPGHAPGHAPGHAPGHKPGHKPGHRPEERLGHKPQEIPGHKLEGRRGERYQDHERKFEMRRRKVKDLLADYDDSDDSRDEDDEDKGDWVFELQDVRGSCTPNPCLHNGICTEKKGKFKCKCPKPFRGRRCEKGKVVCKKETCGYGQCVLTSKPPFYECKCWAPFKPPNCKTVAPCEPNPCRNGGSCVKDGQDFDCVCKQGFSGKFCNVGPDDCYKGDGESYRGFVSETEDGDECMFWNSHFILGKGINPFTAFEDPQGLGPHNFCRNPDGESKPWCFIRSEKKLRWEHCNVRKCSTNDTTPTHPAQPPKPTAHEPAVVQPTAKPTPYIPHSTKPSLTKPPEVVPPESDVPLSIPESVVPESHTPENGVTDSPVPGTVAPGTVAPGTPAPPVVEPFSTCGKPQPKKAVNRIYGGLKALPGAQPWQASVQVRPKGTTLPYKHICGGILIKSCWVMTAGHCIDNSKDFQVVLGTLDLGKMETSNQTLEVVETILHEEYRATHDSVYNDIGLLKLKAKNGKCAEESQFVKTACLPTEAIPDGSECTISGWGATPQSQHGSGQLLDAEVLLISQELCSSNKVYGKIIDHTMFCAGYLEGGVDACQGDSGGPLTCARNQTHYIYGIVSWGDRCGEENKPGVYTRVTHYVDWVKAKTV, via the exons ATGAAGCTCAAGCTGAAGCTGCTGCTCCTCGTCCTCTGTGCCTTCATCATACCTGCTCAG TCCTCAGATCCCAAGAAACATGAGGATGATAAAAAGGTAAAAGCAGGAGAAATACCAGGACATGCACCAGGACATGCTCCAGGACATGCTCCAGGACATAAACCAGGACATAAACCAGGACATAGACCAGAGGAAAGATTAGGGCATAAACCACAGGAAATACCAGGACATAAACTAGAAGGGAGACGAGGAGAAAGATACCAGGATCATGAAAGGAAATTTGAAATGCGACGAAGAAAAGTAAAGG ACCTGCTGGCTGACTATGATGACTCAGATGACAGCAGAGACGAGGATGATGAAGACAAGGGTGACTGGGTGTTTGAGCTTCAGGACGTTCGtg GCAGTTGTACCCCAAATCCCTGCCTTCATAATGGAATTTGTACAGAGAAGAAAGGGaaattcaaatgtaaatgcCCCAAACCCTTCAGAGGCAGGAGATGTGAGAAAG GTAAAGTCGTTTGCAAGAAAGAAACATGTGGCTATGGTCAGTGTGTCCTAACGTCCAAACCACCTTTCTATGAATGCAAGTGCTGGGCACCTTTCAAACCTCCAAACTGCAAAACAG TTGCCCCATGCGAGCCAAACCCATGTCGGAATGGAGGGTCTTGTGTTAAGGATGGACAAGATTTTGACTGTGTTTGCAAACAAGGCTTTAGTGGAAAATTTTGTAATGTCG GCCCTGACGACTGCTATAAGGGAGATGGAGAGTCTTACAGAGGGTTTGTGTCTGAGACAGAGGATGGAGACGAGTGTATGTTTTGGAATTCCCACTTCATTCTGGGTAAAGGGATCAACCCCTTCACTGCCTTCGAGGACCCTCAGGGTCTGGGCCCTCACAACTTCtgcag AAACCCTGATGGTGAATCAAAGCCATGGTGCTTCATACGTTCTGAGAAGAAACTGAGATGGGAACACTGCAACGTGAGGAAATGCTCTACCAACG ATACCACTCCCACACACCCTGCACAACCTCCCAAACCCACTGCACATGAACCTGCTGTTGTACAACCTACTGCCAAGCCCACCCCTTACATTCCACATTCAACAAAGCCCAGTCTAACCAAGCCCCCAGAGGTGGTCCCTCCAGAGAGCGACGTCCCTCTAAGCATCCCAGAAAGTGTTGTTCCAGAGAGCCACACCCCCGAAAATGGGGTCACAGATAGCCCTGTCCCAGGCACCGTTGCCCCAGGAACCGTTGCCCCAGGAACCCCCGCCCCTCCTGTAGTGGAGCCGTTCTCAACCTGTGGGAAACCCCAACCCAAGAAGGCAGTTAACCGTATCTACGGGGGGCTAAAGGCCCTTCCTGGAGCCCAGCCATGGCAAGCTTCTGTGCAGGTCAGGCCGAAAGGAACCACCCTACCCTACAAACACATCTGCGGAGGCATCCTCATCAAGTCCTGCTGGGTGATGACTGCAGGACATTGCAT CGACAATTCAAAGGATTTCCAGGTGGTTCTGGGAACTCTGGACTTAGGGAAGATGGAGACATCAAATCAAAccttggaggttgtggagacCATCCTCCACGAGGAATACAGAGCAACTCACGATAGTGTCTACAACGATATCG GTTTACTGAAACTGAAAGCCAAGAACGGCAAGTGTGCAGAGGAGAGTCAGTTTGTGAAGACGGCCTGTTTACCCACGGAGGCTATACCTGATGGCTCTGAGTGCACCATCTCTGGGTGGGGGGCCACCCCTCAGT cTCAACATGGCTCCGGCCAGCTGCTGGATGCTGAGGTGCTGCTGATTTCTCAGGAATTGTGCTCCAGTAATAAAGTATATGGGAAAATCATAGACCACACCATGTTCTGCGCTGGTTACCTGGAGGGAGGAGTGGACGCCTGCCAG GGTGACTCTGGAGGACCTTTGACCTGCGCAAGAAACCAGACACACTACATCTATGGCATTGTGAGCTGGGGAGACCGCTGTGGAGAGGAGAATAAACCTGGAGTTTACACTCGTGTCACTCACTATGTGGACTGGGTCAAAGCAAAAACAGTATAA